The following is a genomic window from Longimicrobiaceae bacterium.
GTTCTCGGCCCCTTCGAAGGCGCTCCCTCCGGCGGGCGCTGACACCCGGCAGCTCGTGGCCGGGCCGCTTCATCTACACTAGACCGAGGGGTGCCGCCGTGGGATGGCTGGTCCTGTACAACGTGCTGGAAGTGCTGAAGTGGCTCATCATCGCGCGGGCGCTGATGTCGTGGTTCGTGGACCCGCGCTCCGCCAACCCGCTGGTGGCGTGGATCCGCAACGTGACCGACGCCATCCTGCGCCCGATCTCGGCGGTGGTCCCCAGCGCCGGGGGGATGGACCTGTCGCCGCTGGTGGCGATCTTCCTGATCTACTTCGCGCAGCAGGCGATCGCGACCGCGCCCGTGGGATACTGACCCCGGTGCGGCAGATGGAGTGAACGGCGGAACGATGCCGATGCGTCGTTCCGCCGTTCGTGTTCGGAGCGTCCCCGGGCCGTTTCGCTCGACCGCAGGCTAGGGCTGGCCGAAGTCCACCGTCGGGGTCTGCTCGGAGCCGGCAGGGGCCTCGAACGGCTCCTTCCGCTCCGCGCCGACCGCTCGCGCGGTTATCACCTGCGGGAACTGCCGGATGTAGGTGTTGTACTCCCGCACCCCGGCGTTGTAGTCGCGCCGGGCCACGCTGATCCGGTTCTCGCTCTCGGCGAGCTGGTCCTGCAGCATGGTGAAGTTCTGCGTAGCGCGGAGCTGCGGGTACGCCTCCACGGCCAGGTTCAGGTAGGTGCCGATGGAGCGCGTCAC
Proteins encoded in this region:
- a CDS encoding YggT family protein; amino-acid sequence: MGWLVLYNVLEVLKWLIIARALMSWFVDPRSANPLVAWIRNVTDAILRPISAVVPSAGGMDLSPLVAIFLIYFAQQAIATAPVGY